The DNA region AACCCCATTCGTTTATGATAAAATTCAAATTTGCAAGGGGGTGATAAATTTGGCGCTCGTCTCGATAGTAATGGGAAGCAAATCCGACTTAGAAACCGTATCCAAAGCATTCAAGGTATTAAAAGAGCTCGAGATCCCTTACGAGATAAGGATACTGTCCGCACATCGTACTCCAGAAGAGCTACTAAGCTATATCAAGGAAGCTGAGAGAAAAGGGGTTAAGGTATTCATAGCTGCTGCAGGGGGAGCCGCCCATCTCCCCGGGGTGATCGCCTCCCACACAACCTTACCCGTCATAGGTCTTCCCGTGAAAAGCCCCGACCTCGGTGGGCTTGATTCTCTCCTCTCAATGGTTCAGATGCCCTCCGGCGTACCGGTAGCAGTGGTTGGGATAAATAGGTCGGAAAACGCCGCTCTCTTAGCTGCACAGGTCCTTTCTATAGAAAACGATGATATAAGAAAGGCAATTTCTGAAAGGAGAAAGAAGATAAGAGAGAAGGTTATATCCGCAAATATGGAGGTGAAAGAGCTTGTACGAGGGAAAAACGAAGAGGGTTGAAGAGAGGGAGGAAAAGGTTATACTTCACTTTAAGGACGATATAACCGCAGGAGATGGAGCTAAACACGATGTTATGAAAGGAAAAGGCAGGATATGCGCCGAGATGACCGCGATACTGATGGGATATCTTAATGAGAAAGGCATTTTAACTCACTTTATAG from Synergistota bacterium includes:
- the purE gene encoding 5-(carboxyamino)imidazole ribonucleotide mutase, with protein sequence MGSKSDLETVSKAFKVLKELEIPYEIRILSAHRTPEELLSYIKEAERKGVKVFIAAAGGAAHLPGVIASHTTLPVIGLPVKSPDLGGLDSLLSMVQMPSGVPVAVVGINRSENAALLAAQVLSIENDDIRKAISERRKKIREKVISANMEVKELVRGKNEEG